From Caminibacter mediatlanticus TB-2, the proteins below share one genomic window:
- a CDS encoding cytochrome c3 family protein, with product MKKATLGALIAGAVIGLGISYVTAIMVDKTSTPEFCASCHTMKPMVDSFKFSVHGGNNPQGFAATHCTDCHLPHNSLIGYLIAKGISGTRDALAEFGIIKKVDFKDNFWEMDKYVYDSGCLKCHKGIEKLKDKNVGEVIGLTLNSQKVHKEFYWNKKERGEKVSCVACHNDNTMTHFAHPNLLETLQSE from the coding sequence ATGAAAAAAGCAACACTTGGTGCATTAATTGCTGGTGCTGTAATTGGTCTTGGTATTTCTTATGTAACTGCAATTATGGTAGATAAAACATCTACTCCTGAGTTTTGTGCAAGTTGTCATACTATGAAACCAATGGTAGATAGTTTTAAATTTAGTGTTCATGGTGGAAATAATCCTCAAGGTTTTGCAGCAACTCATTGTACTGATTGCCATTTGCCTCATAATTCTTTAATTGGGTATTTAATTGCAAAAGGAATAAGTGGTACTAGAGATGCATTAGCAGAATTTGGAATTATTAAAAAAGTTGATTTTAAAGATAATTTTTGGGAAATGGATAAATATGTTTATGATAGTGGGTGTTTAAAATGTCATAAAGGAATTGAAAAATTAAAAGATAAAAATGTAGGAGAAGTAATTGGTTTAACTCTTAATTCACAAAAAGTACATAAAGAGTTTTACTGGAATAAAAAAGAAAGAGGTGAAAAAGTTAGTTGTGTAGCTTGTCATAATGATAATACAATGACTCATTTTGCTCATCCAAATCTACTTGAA